Proteins co-encoded in one Yamadazyma tenuis chromosome 1, complete sequence genomic window:
- a CDS encoding uncharacterized protein (BUSCO:EOG092618UZ) has product MIDPRDEVVNSDEELTGDELEELLDLQKEYDLKKQQLLEKKNKDAAGSKTFIEGLNAVAAKPIKLIDLDKRLFEFDIDQGKSEPCHEVDPLSKEMMRTRYHSAQTINETLKKNDIKLLSVNRALAKIVKPDFKEPQYDNWAFFGYIIDKSDFLTTTKNEKYVRFQIGTFTNTISLNLFGDAYKRYWKLIVGELVMVLNPNIYKHTKGFDFFLTENLNSLVVIGVIEGIGKCQAPGCKKYISTKFKLCEYHELQEEKKMLKNKRMELNGSIKLFNPLERSINEESRIYQNRSQFDSSKYFREDILQKQGSKRKLMDARANNNLEKKLMKMSNTPKFEKIGLLKSRSRQLEQARAKTVEAHNNVRDEFRSLTEGKKINLGMSKTDKIAKRNKWSSTVETLKMDQKQVREASRQASKENKRQQKAEESDDDLEIQFTPQQLQSYKQIRKD; this is encoded by the coding sequence ATGATAGATCCAAGAGATGAGGTGGTGAATTCAGATGAAGAGCTCACTGGAGATGAACTTGAGGAGTTGCTTGACCTTCAAAAGGAGTacgatttgaagaagcaacaacttttggagaagaagaacaaagatGCCGCTGGGTCCAAGACGTTTATTGAAGGTCTTAACGCAGTCGCAGCCAAACCTATCAAGCTCATTGATTTGGATAAACGATTGTTTGAGTTCGACATTGACCAGGGAAAAAGTGAACCTTGTCATGAGGTTGATCCCTTGTCAAAAGAGATGATGCGAACGCGATACCATTCAGCTCAGACAATTAATGAAACcctcaagaagaacgaTATCAAATTATTGAGTGTCAATAGAGCACTCGCCAAAATAGTGAAGCCTGACTTCAAAGAACCACAGTACGACAACTGGGCTTTCTTTGGGTACATAATTGATAAATCAGACTTTCTTACCACTACCAAAAACGAAAAGTACGTTCGGTTCCAAATAGGGACATTTACTAATACCATCTCCCTCAACCTTTTTGGAGACGCGTACAAACGGTACTGGAAGTTAATAGTAGGtgagttggtgatggtgcTAAATCCAAACATATACAAACACACAAAGGGATTTGACTTTTTCCTCACAGAGAATCTAAAcagtttggtggtgatcgGGGttattgaaggaattggcAAGTGTCAAGCACCTGGGTGCAAGAAGTATATCAGTACTAAATTCAAGCTTTGTGAATACCACGAGCTTCaagaggaaaagaagatgttgaagaataaGCGGATGGAGTTGAATGGGTCTATCAAGCTATTCAATCCTCTTGAGCGAAGTATTAATGAAGAGTCAAGAATCTATCAGAACCGAAGTCAGTTTGattcttcaaagtatttTCGAGAGGATATACTTCAAAAGCAAGGATCCAAGCGCAAGTTAATGGATGCAAGAGCtaacaacaacttggagaagaagcttATGAAGATGCTGAATACGCccaagtttgaaaaaattggaCTTTTGAAACTGAGATCccgtcaacttgaacaagcaAGAGCCAAGACGGTGGAGGCCCATAACAACGTTAGAGACGAGTTTCGGTCGCTTACAGAGGGCAAAAAGATTAATTTGGGCATGAGTAAAACAGATAAGATAGCCAAGCGAAACAAGTGGCTGTCAACGGTGGAGACGTTGAAAATGGATCAGAAACAGGTCCGGGAAGCCAGTCGACAAGCCCTGAAGGAGAACAAGAGGCAACAGAAAGCGGAAgaaagtgatgatgatttggagaTCCAGTTTACCCCCCAACAACTCCAGTCGTATAAGCAAATCAGAAAAGACTAG